A window of Nitrosopumilus sp. b3 contains these coding sequences:
- a CDS encoding VOC family protein, translating into MNKVSHFEIPYDDQGRAQKFYQDVFGWQIAQFADRDYHMAITTPSDEKMKPNEAGAINGGLLPKNPTGRHPMIVIDVPDIEDHIKKVESAGGKTVMPVMKIGDFGMYARISDTEGNVIGIWQTIGTC; encoded by the coding sequence ATGAACAAAGTATCACACTTTGAAATTCCATATGATGATCAAGGCAGAGCGCAAAAGTTCTATCAAGACGTGTTTGGATGGCAGATAGCGCAATTTGCAGACAGGGATTATCACATGGCAATAACTACCCCTAGTGATGAGAAGATGAAACCTAATGAGGCAGGTGCAATCAATGGAGGTTTACTTCCAAAGAATCCAACAGGGAGACATCCAATGATAGTAATCGATGTACCTGATATTGAGGACCACATCAAAAAGGTGGAATCTGCTGGCGGCAAAACTGTAATGCCTGTAATGAAGATAGGTGATTTTGGAATGTATGCCAGAATTTCAGACACTGAAGGTAATGTAATTGGTATTTGGCAGACAATTGGAACCTGCTAA
- a CDS encoding 50S ribosomal protein L11 — protein sequence MGEQKVSSLVTGGAASAGPPLGPALGPLGVNIMEVINSINEKTKDFEGMKVPVTVVVDSETKKYEIEIGIPSAAALIMKEAGIQKGSGASGTEWAGDVSLDSVIKVANTKLEKSYATSLKSVAKTIIGTCLALGVKVEGKTPKEITAEINEGKWDSKFQ from the coding sequence ATGGGAGAACAAAAAGTATCATCACTTGTAACAGGCGGAGCAGCATCAGCAGGTCCACCATTAGGTCCTGCACTGGGACCACTAGGCGTCAACATCATGGAAGTAATCAATTCAATCAATGAAAAAACCAAAGACTTTGAGGGAATGAAAGTTCCAGTTACAGTAGTTGTTGATTCTGAGACAAAAAAATATGAAATTGAAATTGGCATCCCTTCAGCTGCTGCACTAATCATGAAAGAGGCCGGAATCCAGAAAGGCTCCGGTGCATCTGGCACTGAATGGGCTGGAGATGTATCACTTGATTCTGTGATCAAAGTTGCAAACACTAAACTTGAGAAATCTTATGCCACATCATTGAAATCAGTTGCAAAGACAATCATTGGAACATGCCTTGCACTAGGAGTCAAAGTAGAGGGAAAGACACCAAAAGAGATTACTGCTGAAATCAATGAAGGCAAATGGGATTCAAAATTCCAATAA
- a CDS encoding transcription elongation factor Spt5 gives MSEEIKSHLFAIRTTGGQEKVVMRLLEAKANANQINIQSVLLVDNLKGYVVIEAINPSDAYMAVEGVRHIRGQLRGELEFKDIEGYLIKKSTVSQLAVDNVVEITGGPFKGMKATITRIDVDKEEATVVLLDASYQLPVTVDANYLKLSSEA, from the coding sequence TTGTCAGAGGAAATAAAATCACATTTGTTTGCAATCAGAACCACTGGGGGACAGGAAAAAGTGGTCATGAGATTATTAGAAGCAAAAGCTAACGCCAATCAAATTAACATTCAATCAGTATTACTAGTTGACAATCTCAAGGGATATGTCGTAATCGAGGCAATCAATCCTAGTGATGCATACATGGCAGTTGAAGGTGTAAGACACATTCGCGGTCAATTAAGAGGAGAATTAGAATTCAAAGATATCGAAGGATACCTAATCAAGAAATCAACAGTTTCACAATTAGCAGTAGATAATGTCGTAGAAATTACAGGAGGTCCATTCAAGGGAATGAAGGCAACAATCACAAGAATTGATGTTGACAAGGAAGAAGCAACTGTAGTTTTACTTGATGCATCATACCAATTGCCAGTAACAGTAGACGCAAACTACCTGAAACTCTCAAGTGAGGCTTAG
- a CDS encoding protein translocase SEC61 complex subunit gamma: MNPRQTLKNMANTMKMAKKPDKDEYQQHLRLVLLGIGGVGLVGFTIQFVFSVITFGR, encoded by the coding sequence ATGAACCCTAGGCAGACTTTGAAGAATATGGCAAATACCATGAAAATGGCGAAAAAACCTGACAAAGATGAGTACCAGCAGCACCTTAGACTCGTATTATTGGGAATTGGAGGAGTCGGATTAGTTGGATTTACCATACAGTTTGTCTTTTCGGTAATTACATTTGGACGGTAA
- a CDS encoding D-aminoacyl-tRNA deacylase encodes MELLIAYQDDPAGHNMAKFLSKRMTKDGDVFRGKNYDLLIIPTPAISADWLEEKYDYDGFVFLSKHAAESGQLALTCHSTGNFSEAKFGGNDRQVAIPHPDLQKAYLKKLKKNKLKFSDFQITIEATHHGPTALKKPSIFIEIGTTEKQWTDESLCHSVALLVNDVMSNPIPKNPVAICFGGTHYPSKFTDELLDGKYALGTVIPKHALESLDSELFSHILSQNKMATAALLDWKGLGSDKQKVLDLLESTDLEVIKL; translated from the coding sequence ATGGAACTACTAATTGCGTATCAAGATGACCCAGCTGGTCACAATATGGCAAAATTTCTTTCAAAGAGGATGACCAAAGACGGTGATGTTTTTCGTGGAAAAAATTATGACTTGCTAATCATTCCCACCCCTGCAATTTCAGCTGATTGGCTGGAAGAAAAATATGATTATGATGGATTTGTGTTTCTCTCAAAACATGCAGCAGAGTCCGGACAGCTGGCTTTGACATGTCATAGTACGGGAAATTTCTCAGAGGCAAAGTTTGGAGGAAATGACAGACAAGTTGCAATTCCCCATCCTGATCTCCAAAAGGCTTATCTTAAAAAATTAAAGAAAAACAAATTAAAGTTTTCAGATTTTCAAATTACCATAGAGGCCACACACCACGGTCCTACTGCATTGAAAAAACCATCAATCTTCATAGAGATTGGTACAACTGAAAAACAGTGGACTGATGAATCTCTTTGCCATTCTGTTGCATTATTGGTAAATGATGTGATGTCTAATCCAATTCCTAAAAACCCAGTAGCTATCTGCTTTGGTGGTACCCACTATCCCTCAAAGTTTACAGATGAGCTCCTTGATGGAAAGTATGCACTTGGAACTGTCATTCCAAAGCATGCACTTGAGAGTCTTGATTCAGAACTGTTTTCCCATATTTTATCGCAAAACAAAATGGCAACTGCTGCACTATTGGACTGGAAAGGCTTGGGTTCAGATAAACAAAAAGTACTTGATTTACTTGAATCAACAGATCTTGAGGTAATCAAACTTTGA
- a CDS encoding MGMT family protein, whose amino-acid sequence MNLEQKIYKKLLQVPKGQITTYGELAKAVGLKNGQRVVGRIMNKNPYPVIIPCHRVVMSTGKVGGYAYGEHIKTKMLSDEGIEIKNGKIMNLENTVYLF is encoded by the coding sequence TTGAATCTCGAACAAAAGATTTACAAAAAATTACTCCAGGTTCCCAAAGGCCAAATCACAACTTATGGTGAGCTGGCAAAAGCAGTTGGACTAAAAAATGGACAGAGAGTTGTTGGAAGAATAATGAACAAGAACCCATACCCTGTAATTATTCCATGTCATAGAGTTGTAATGTCTACAGGAAAAGTTGGGGGCTATGCATATGGGGAGCACATTAAAACAAAGATGCTAAGTGATGAAGGTATTGAGATAAAAAATGGTAAAATTATGAATTTAGAAAATACAGTTTATCTGTTCTAG
- a CDS encoding 50S ribosomal protein L19e → MVVNLNAKKRLASRVTGVGIHRIKFDTDHLDDIADAITRENIRSLITANTIKIKPFVGTSRGRAQFKKEQRKKRGTTQGSKQGRKGARVGKKEVYVAKVRSLRRLLKIAKDRKDLTNPEFWELYKKVGGNTVRNKAHLRLLMDEIREKRKD, encoded by the coding sequence GTGGTAGTAAATCTTAACGCAAAGAAGAGACTCGCATCTAGAGTCACAGGAGTCGGAATTCACAGAATCAAATTCGATACTGATCATCTCGATGACATTGCAGATGCAATTACTAGAGAAAACATCCGTAGTCTTATCACTGCAAATACAATCAAGATAAAACCATTTGTCGGAACATCTAGAGGAAGAGCACAATTCAAAAAAGAACAGAGAAAGAAGAGAGGTACAACTCAAGGTTCAAAACAAGGAAGAAAAGGTGCAAGAGTTGGTAAAAAAGAAGTTTATGTTGCTAAAGTTCGTTCATTAAGAAGATTACTAAAGATTGCAAAGGACAGAAAGGACTTGACAAATCCGGAATTCTGGGAACTCTACAAAAAAGTAGGCGGTAATACTGTTAGAAATAAAGCACACCTCAGACTGCTCATGGATGAAATCAGAGAAAAGAGAAAAGACTAG
- a CDS encoding 50S ribosomal protein L32e: MPINKDKIAKRQEVKEHNPDFVRPESWRYVRLQTNWRKPKGIDHHQRKQKSRGRPGLVKVGYGGPKEARGLHPSGYTDNLVFNLSDLEKLDPKKDGVRFGHSVGTRKRKEIIVKAIENKFKIFNARVSASGSKS, translated from the coding sequence ATGCCTATCAATAAGGACAAGATTGCAAAGAGACAGGAAGTAAAGGAACACAATCCAGACTTTGTAAGACCAGAAAGCTGGCGTTATGTTAGACTACAGACTAACTGGAGAAAACCAAAAGGTATCGATCATCATCAGAGAAAACAAAAGAGTAGAGGCCGTCCAGGACTTGTAAAAGTAGGATATGGAGGACCAAAAGAAGCAAGAGGATTGCACCCATCAGGATATACAGATAATTTAGTATTCAATTTATCAGACTTGGAAAAACTAGATCCAAAAAAAGACGGAGTTAGATTCGGACACAGTGTTGGAACTAGAAAGAGAAAGGAAATCATCGTAAAAGCAATTGAAAATAAATTTAAAATTTTTAATGCGAGAGTGAGTGCAAGTGGTAGTAAATCTTAA
- the pckA gene encoding phosphoenolpyruvate carboxykinase (ATP) yields the protein MTQVVGNSVTDKFSSQLKEFGINPSKVHRNLSVEEMVSIAVERKEGVVNSTGSLSVNTGKYTGRSPDDRFIVFDDKTHDTIDWGKINHQFPTGKFEKLLEKMKNFVDNKELYVFDGFVGADPNTRLPIRVINDHVWQSMFSRNLFIRPTKEELENHEPEFTILCINDFEANPEIDGTRTDVFILIDLTRKIVLIGGTEYAGEMKKSMFGVMNYLLPDRGIFPMHCSANIGEKGDTALFFGLSGTGKTTLSADPNRRLIGDDEHGWSDNGTFNFEGGCYAKCINLSQEAEPEIWNAIKPGAVLENVVLKDNVPDYDDNTLTENTRVAYPLDFIPGAVIPSVGGNPRVIVFLTADALGVLPPVSRLTKEGAMFHFMSGYTSKLAGTERGIKEPKSVFSECFGAPFMPRPASVYAKLLGDKINQHNTVVYLVNTGWSGGPYGVGKRIKIKYSRAMVTAALSGALDIVKYRHDDLFNLDIPTEVEGVPSEILDPKNTWTDKDSYDLSAKKLAQMFTENFKKFDGVSPEIIEAGPKAPL from the coding sequence CTGACCCAAGTAGTAGGTAATTCAGTAACTGACAAATTTTCTTCCCAGCTAAAGGAGTTTGGAATCAATCCATCAAAAGTACATAGAAATCTCAGTGTTGAGGAGATGGTCTCAATTGCAGTTGAGAGAAAAGAGGGCGTAGTAAATTCCACAGGCTCCCTTTCAGTCAATACTGGAAAATATACGGGCCGTTCACCTGATGACCGATTTATTGTATTTGATGATAAAACTCATGATACTATTGATTGGGGCAAAATCAATCATCAGTTCCCAACTGGCAAATTTGAAAAACTCTTAGAGAAAATGAAAAACTTTGTTGATAACAAGGAGCTTTATGTCTTTGATGGATTTGTTGGGGCAGACCCTAATACCCGTTTACCAATTAGAGTCATAAATGATCATGTGTGGCAAAGCATGTTCTCAAGGAATCTATTCATCAGACCAACAAAAGAAGAACTTGAAAATCACGAACCAGAATTTACAATTTTATGTATTAACGACTTTGAAGCAAATCCCGAAATTGATGGAACAAGAACTGATGTCTTTATCCTAATTGACTTGACTAGAAAAATTGTTTTGATTGGCGGAACAGAGTATGCAGGAGAAATGAAAAAGTCAATGTTTGGTGTGATGAATTACTTGTTGCCTGACCGCGGTATCTTCCCAATGCATTGCTCTGCAAACATTGGAGAAAAAGGTGACACTGCGTTGTTCTTTGGATTGTCCGGTACTGGAAAGACTACTCTCTCGGCAGATCCTAATAGAAGATTAATTGGTGATGATGAACACGGTTGGTCTGATAATGGAACGTTTAACTTTGAAGGTGGATGCTATGCAAAGTGCATCAATCTAAGTCAAGAAGCAGAACCTGAAATTTGGAATGCTATCAAGCCCGGTGCAGTTTTAGAAAACGTAGTACTCAAAGACAATGTTCCTGATTATGATGATAACACATTAACTGAAAACACCAGAGTTGCATATCCTTTGGACTTTATTCCAGGAGCTGTGATTCCAAGTGTTGGGGGAAATCCCAGAGTTATTGTATTTTTGACAGCTGATGCACTGGGTGTTTTACCACCAGTTTCTAGATTGACAAAGGAGGGGGCAATGTTTCATTTCATGTCCGGTTACACAAGCAAGCTTGCAGGAACTGAGCGAGGTATCAAAGAGCCAAAGTCTGTGTTCTCTGAGTGTTTTGGGGCACCATTCATGCCTAGACCGGCCTCAGTTTACGCCAAATTATTGGGTGATAAAATTAATCAGCATAATACCGTAGTTTATCTTGTAAACACTGGATGGTCTGGCGGACCTTATGGTGTTGGAAAAAGAATCAAGATAAAGTACAGTCGCGCAATGGTTACTGCTGCACTATCTGGTGCACTTGATATTGTAAAGTATCGTCATGATGATCTGTTTAACTTGGATATTCCAACTGAAGTAGAGGGAGTTCCATCAGAAATTTTAGATCCAAAAAACACATGGACTGACAAGGATTCTTATGATTTGTCTGCAAAGAAACTAGCCCAGATGTTCACTGAGAATTTCAAAAAGTTCGATGGTGTCTCACCTGAAATTATTGAGGCAGGTCCAAAAGCTCCACTTTAG